From the genome of Agromyces intestinalis:
CCCGGTCGGCGAAGTCGACGAACGCCTGCTCGAACGCGTCGCGCGACCCATAGTGGTCGAGGTGGTCGGGGTCGACGTTCGTGATGAGCGCGACCGACGTGTCGTAGAGCAGGAACGAGCCGTCGGACTCGTCGGCCTCGACGACGAACAGCTCGCCATCGCCGGCCGCGCTCGACACGCCGAGGTCGGCGATGACCCCGCCGTTCACGAAGCTCGGGTCGGCGCCCTGGGCGAGCAGCGACGTGACGATCATGCCCGTCGAGGTCGTCTTGCCGTGCGCACCCGCCACCGACACCAGACGCCGACCGGCGATGAGCGCCGCCAGCGCCTGCGACCGATGCAGCACCGGCAGGCCGCGCCGCAGCGCCGCCTGGTACTCGGGATTGTCCTGCCAGAGCGCCCCGGTGACGACGACCGTGTCGACGTCGTCGGCGAGGTTCGCGGCGTCGTGCCCGATGGCGACCTCGGCACCGAGTTCGCGCAGCGCCGCGATGTTCGCCGAGTCGCGCACGTCGGAGCCCGTCACCCGGTGGCCGTCGCCGAGCATCAGCCGAGCGATGCCGCTCATGCCCGAGCCGCCGATGCCGACGAAGTGCACGTTGCCGAGATCGGCGGGGATCACGGTGGTCGGGTCGGGCTTGATGGTCACGGGGCGGGGTCCTCCTGGGGCGGGTGGCGATCGGATGCCCGAGGCATCCGCTGATCCAACGTTACGCGTGTTCGGCGGGGCCGCCGGCTGCCCCGCCGCGCCCGGGCCGGGCCGTGCGGCCGGCCGCGAGCGCCTCGTCGACGAGCGCGATGAAGCGGTCGGTGCCGTCGCGGAAGCCCACGGCGGCCGCGGCCGCCGCCATGCTGCGCACGCGATCGCGATCGGACAGCAGCGGCACCAGCTCGGCCGCGACCCACTCGGGCGTGAAGGCCGCATCATCGACGAGGATGCCCCCGCCTGCGGCGACCACGCCGGCCGCGTTGAAGCGCTGCTCGCCGTTGCCGACCGGGTAGGGCACGTAGACCGCGGGGATGCCGAGTGCGGCGAGTTCCGAGACGGTCGCGGCGCCCGCACGCGAGACCGCGAGGTCGGCGACCGCGAGCGCGAGGTCCATGCGGTCGGCGTACTCGAGCATGCGATAGCCGTCGAGCGCCGGATCGGCGACTTCGCTCTTCGCCCCCGTGAGGTGCAGCACCTGCCAGCCCGTCGCGAGGATCGCGGCTGCGGCGTCGACCATCGTGCGATTGATCCGGCGTGCACCGAGCGACCCGCCTGTCGCGAGCAGCACGGGCCGGGCGGGGTCGAGCCCGAACGCGCCCAACGCCTCGGCCCGCACCGACTCCCGGTCGAGGGTCTCGATCTCGCGACGCAGCGGCATGCCGACCACGCGCGACCGCGGAAGCGGGGTGCCCTCGAACGCGACCCCGGTCGCCGCGGCAAACCGTGCGCCGAGCCGGTTCGCGAGGCCGGGCCGGGCGTTCGCCTCGTGGATCGCCACCGGAATGCCAGCGCGACGCGCGGCCAAGTATGCGGGCGTCGACACGTAGCCGCCGAAGCCGACGACCGCGTCGACATGCTCGCGCGCCAGGATCTCGCCGACCTCGCCGATCGAGCGCCGGAAGCGGGCCGGGAAGCGGGCGGCCGCCGCGTTCGGTCGACGCGGGAACGGCACCTTGTCGATGGTCAGCAGGTCGTAGCCGCGCGCGGGCACGAGTCGCGACTCGAGCCCTTCGCGCGTGCCGAGCACGAGCACCCGGGCCGACGGGTCGCGTTCGCGCAGCCGGTCGGCGACCGCGAGCAGCGGGTTCACGTGGCCGGCGGTGCCCCCGCCGGCCAGCAGGAATGTCGTCATCGCACGCCCGCCCGTCGGGCGACGGACAGCACGATGCCGATCGCGAACAGAGTGGTGAGCAGTGCCGTGCCGCCGGCGGACACCAGCGGGAGCGGCACGCCGAGCACGGGGAAGACCTTCAGCACGACACCGATGTTGACACACGCCTGGCCGATGACCCACACCAGCACCGCCGCCGTCGCAGCCCGACCGAACGGCGTCGGGGCGTGCCGGAGCACTCGGGTGAACGCGATCGCGAGCAGCACGAACATGCCGATCACCACGATCGCGCCGATGAGACCGAGCTCCTCCCCCACGATCGCGAAGATGAAGTCGTTGTCGGCGGCGGGCAGCCATGACCACTTCGCGGCCGAGTTGCCGAGCCCGACGCCGAAGATGCCGCCGTTCGCCAGCGCGAACATGCCGTGCTGCACCTGCCAGCAGTCGCCGGTGTCGATCGACGTGCACTGCTCCTGCAGGAACGACGTGATGCGGCGCATCCGGCTCTCGCTCGACACGGCGACCAGCCCGAACACGACGGCTCCGAGCACCACCGGCACGAGCAGCAACCGCAGCTTCACGCCGATCAGGAACAGCGCGCCGAGCAGCATGCCGCCCATGATCATGACCGTGCCGAGGTCGCCGCCGAGCAGCACCAATCCGATCGCACCGCCTCCGACGATGAGGATGGGCAGGATGCCGTGCGTGAAGTCGCCGAGCTGCTGCTGCTTCTTCGTCACGATCATGCCGAGCCACATCACCAGCGACACCTTGATCGCCTCCGACGGCTGGAACTGCACCGATCCGATCGCGAGCCAGTTCGTGTTGCCGCCGTCCTCGACGCCGAGGTCGGTCGCGACCACGAGCAACTGCAACGCGCACGAGAGCGCGAGCGCCGGCCAGGCGAGCCGCATCCACCAGTGCTCGGGCACCCGGCTCGCCAGCAGCATGAGGGGCACCCCGATGAGCGCGAACATGCCCTGCCGGCTCGCCTGCACGAGGAATCCGCCGTCTTCGATCTGGGACTCGACGAGCGAGCTCGAGACGACCATCACGAATCCGAAGACGGTCAGGAAGATCGTGGTACCGAGCAGCAGGAAGTAGTCGGCCGACTCGACCGGGAACAGACGCGCGATGCGGATCCGTGCGGCCGCGGCCGCGCCGTCGCGCTCAGGCGGGGTCGCC
Proteins encoded in this window:
- the murG gene encoding undecaprenyldiphospho-muramoylpentapeptide beta-N-acetylglucosaminyltransferase gives rise to the protein MTTFLLAGGGTAGHVNPLLAVADRLRERDPSARVLVLGTREGLESRLVPARGYDLLTIDKVPFPRRPNAAAARFPARFRRSIGEVGEILAREHVDAVVGFGGYVSTPAYLAARRAGIPVAIHEANARPGLANRLGARFAAATGVAFEGTPLPRSRVVGMPLRREIETLDRESVRAEALGAFGLDPARPVLLATGGSLGARRINRTMVDAAAAILATGWQVLHLTGAKSEVADPALDGYRMLEYADRMDLALAVADLAVSRAGAATVSELAALGIPAVYVPYPVGNGEQRFNAAGVVAAGGGILVDDAAFTPEWVAAELVPLLSDRDRVRSMAAAAAAVGFRDGTDRFIALVDEALAAGRTARPGRGGAAGGPAEHA
- the ftsW gene encoding putative lipid II flippase FtsW; this encodes MATPPRTARPKSERTKTARRATPPERDGAAAAARIRIARLFPVESADYFLLLGTTIFLTVFGFVMVVSSSLVESQIEDGGFLVQASRQGMFALIGVPLMLLASRVPEHWWMRLAWPALALSCALQLLVVATDLGVEDGGNTNWLAIGSVQFQPSEAIKVSLVMWLGMIVTKKQQQLGDFTHGILPILIVGGGAIGLVLLGGDLGTVMIMGGMLLGALFLIGVKLRLLLVPVVLGAVVFGLVAVSSESRMRRITSFLQEQCTSIDTGDCWQVQHGMFALANGGIFGVGLGNSAAKWSWLPAADNDFIFAIVGEELGLIGAIVVIGMFVLLAIAFTRVLRHAPTPFGRAATAAVLVWVIGQACVNIGVVLKVFPVLGVPLPLVSAGGTALLTTLFAIGIVLSVARRAGVR